Within the Miscanthus floridulus cultivar M001 chromosome 2, ASM1932011v1, whole genome shotgun sequence genome, the region AGAAATTCGAGGATAAGTTTGTCGAGATGTTACTGAAGTATGGCTACAAAGGTGAATACATGTCTGAAGACTGGCTCAAGCAACCGCTGTTCATACAATCCTTCGCTCCAACCTCATTGATTTACATCTCCAACGTGACAAACTCTCCCAAACTGTTCCTAATCGATGACACAACAATTCCAACACAAGATACCAACCAGGTACCGTCACTTGTCAGAACCGACATTTTCATGCATGTTCCTCTCATGTGATGTGGCTCCAATTCATCAGCCTTCATCTAAGATCAGTTCCTATTGTGCAGTCATACTACGAGATAACTTCAAATTCTTATCTTGAATTCATAAGAAACTACGTTATCGGGATTGGGCCATGGAAGGATACAATTGTTCCTCCAAACCCAAAAGATAACTGCTTAGGACAGCCCACCGATCTCGTTGCACGAGCACATTCTCTCAATCTTCAGGTGACTGACTGATCTTATTCGGCAGCTGCACATTTTCCCCATTGCACAATTACCTTCATTCATGCGACAGGTCTTACTCTGTTAGTAGTTGATGAGGCCGTAAATCATAACACGTTGCAGGTGCATCCATACACTTTCCGAAATGAGAACCAATACCTGCACTTCGATTTCCATCAAGACCCTTATGCTGAATATGAGTACTGGCTCAATGAGATCAGTGTCGACGGGCTGTTCACTGATTTCACTGGTAGTCTGCACAAGTACCAGGAATGGACTACACCATaccagaagaaggagaagaacccGGAAGCACTCTTGCGTGAGATCGCGAACATGCTGAAGAATGATGGCTACTGAGGATAGGTTGCCTTTCCTTTTCAGATTTGTGTTATTGCTTCCACCATCAAGAAGCACGCACCGTTTTTCGTTTAACACTCTCTGTAATTGCTATTAATAAAGCAACGGAGGTGCTAACAGTATAGCAGATAATCAGAACGAACATGCAGCAaaaatctctttttttttttttggaacaagGCTTTATTGGCTTCTACTTCTGCAGAAGCCCTGAATGGAGTATACAAATCTCATTGATCCAGAGAGAAAAAATGTACACAACAGTAGAGACTGGCCATACAATCCGTTGTATAGTAGTAGCACCAATTGGATGATCACAGAGAATTTAAGGAAAATAATTGTTGTAGTGTAAAATATAAGATGAAATGAACTCCTAAATGGAATTAGAATGGTATTTATGATGTGTATGTGATGAGCTAGAAGAGTGGTCGGAATGGTTCTGGTTTCCAAAAGAGCTACAGGAAGCTCATGATTACCCTTAGCACAAAAACCAAATATGAAGCGTTCTCCGCATAGATTGAATACGCTCAACGTTTGCAAGTAGTACATCCGGCTTCAAATATCATGATCTAAATTATATTTGACCATGTTTATAAAATGAGTATTAACATTAACCACATAAAAAGgtaaattataaaaatatatttgataATAAATGTAATGATGTTCAGTGTAAAATATATTTTGAAAACAATTTTAGGGGATTCTTTGGGTAATGAATGATGAGTTGAGATAACAGATGAAGCAAGGGCATAAtggagtgtttggtttgaggatgGTTTGAGGAATCAACCTATTTTAGATAAGGTGATATATTACGAGTCCATTCTCTAAA harbors:
- the LOC136538280 gene encoding glycerophosphodiester phosphodiesterase GDPD6-like — its product is MASFWHDVSLIVLVLLLIGVSNSKANPAAPPHSQLDVNHKKPIQTFRPYNIAHRGSNGELPEETAAAYLRAIEEGADFIETDILASKDGHLICFHDVTLDATTNVANHTEFADRKRTYEVQGENVTGWFIVDFTLKELKSLRVKQRLSFRDQRYNGKYQIITFEEYILIALYADRIVGIYPEIKNPIFINQHVKWSGGKKFEDKFVEMLLKYGYKGEYMSEDWLKQPLFIQSFAPTSLIYISNVTNSPKLFLIDDTTIPTQDTNQSYYEITSNSYLEFIRNYVIGIGPWKDTIVPPNPKDNCLGQPTDLVARAHSLNLQVHPYTFRNENQYLHFDFHQDPYAEYEYWLNEISVDGLFTDFTGSLHKYQEWTTPYQKKEKNPEALLREIANMLKNDGY